CGAGACTCCCGCCAAACGCGCCGTGGCACGAAGCGTGAGCCCGCCGGGACCCACGGCCTCGACCAGCCTGAGCGCCGCTTGCAGGATCGCTTCGCGCAGGTTGCCGTGATGGTAGGGGCGGCGAGGGCGGCCCGTCTGGGGGCGGCCGCGCCGCGACCGAGCAGTCAAAATCCGTTTCGTCAAGCCCGATAATTCCTCCCGGCGGCGATACGAGCAAATGTTGACAACGTTAACATTTGATGTTAACAACGTTAACAAGCAACCCCACCAAGCGCAAGCGGCTGCGCCGGCTAACCCATGAGGCCACAACCATGAGCGATCGCTATCGAGAACTGAACGACGAACGCTTCGACGTTATTGTGGTGGGAGCGGGCACCGGAGGCTTGACCGCCGCGGCAATCCTCGCGCGCCGGGGCAAAAAAGTTCTGGTCGTGGACCAGCACAGCGTGGCCGGCGGCAACGCCACTATCTTCCGGCGCAGAGGCTACGAGTTCGATATCGGGCTCCACTACATCGGCGCTTGCCAGGCCGATGGGATGCTGACCAGGGTGATGCGCGCCGCGGGAATCGCAGATCTGGAGTTCGAAGAATTGGATCCGGACGGATACGACACGCTGATCTTTCCCGACTTTGTGTTCAAGATTCCCAAGGGGATGGAGGTTTTTCGCGACCGTCTCTGCGAATACTTCCCGCGCGAGCGACGTGGCATCGACCGCTACCTCACGCTGCTTCGCCAGATGGATCGGTTTTCGAAGCTCATGGGAAATCCGGCCCAGGCCCCATCGACGCTGATCCGCTCATTGATGCTCCTGCGCTGGAGAAATGCCACCTTGGGCGAATTCCTCGACTCCTGCACCAAGGACGCGCGGCTAAGGGCGGTCCTGACCGCCCAAAACGGCACCTACGCCATGCCGCCGAGCCGCGCTTCGCTCCTGGTCCATGCGGCCATCGCGCTCCATTACATGGAGGGCGCCTACTATCCCAAAGGCGGCGGACAGGTCATCTCGGATCGATTGGCCGACGCGGTCGAGCGATACGGAGGCAAGCTTCTACTGCTAACCAAGGTCGAACGCATCGCCGTGCGCGACGGCAAGGTCGAGGGAGTCGAGCTGGACAGCAGGCACCTGGGGCGGCGTTTCATCCGGGCGCCGATCGTGATCTCGGATGCGGACCTGAAGCGCACGATGATCGAGCTGGTCGGCGCCGAGCACCTTCACTCCAAGACCGTCGATCGCACTCGGCGCTTCGAGATGTCCCCGGCTTTGGGAGTCCTGTATCTCGGTGTGCGGCGCGACCTGAAGGCCGAGCATCATCCGCGCACCAACTACCTGATTAATCCCGGCTACGACTGCGAGCCCGCCTATGCGGCCGCCGCTCGTGGCGAGTTTCCCCAGCAGCCGTTCGCCTATGCGACCATCGCGTCGCTCAAGGACCCGACCAACGCGCGCGTGGCGCCGCACGGGATCACCAACCTCCAGGTCATGTCTATCGTCCCGTCCGATCCAACCGCGTGGGGAGTGAACGAAGAGGACGCCGCGAGCCGCAATTACCGCCGCAGCGAAGGATACCGGCACCGCAAGCTGGCATACGCTCGCTCGCTCATCGCGGCCGCCGAGCGTGTTTTCCCCGGACTGTCGCATCAGATTGCATTTGAAGAGGTTGCGACTCCGCTTACTCAGTCCAGGTACACCGGCTCGACAGCCGGAACGTCCTACGGGATTGCGCCCACGCCGGATCAATTCCTGCTGCGCCGCCCCGGCTCGAAGACCGAGGTTGCAGGCCTCTATCTGTGCGGCGCGAGTTGCCGCACCGGCCATGGCATCATGGGCACCGCGCTCTCGGGTCTGATGGCGGCGGCGGAAGTGACCGGCGATGGCCTCGTGGGCGAGGTGCTGGGTCCGCCGCGCCAAGGTTCGGCAACCGGCTCTTGAGAAGCAAATTGAACCACTACCGGCCCTTTGCCCTATGTTGGAGAACGTCCTAGACTGAGTGATCGCAGAATATCGGCATCGGAGGGCTCAATCATGTCTGGCGACGACGATCCCCGCGCTCAGGTGTTCGACGACGAACATCCCGGTCCCATTCTTGAATCCGCCCTTGCCCACACCGTGCTGAGCGACGTTGTATCGCAGCCGGCGCTGACTGTCTCCGCCTCGACCACTCTCGCCGACGCGATTCACCTGATGCAGAAGGAGCGGCGCGCGTGCGTGCTGATCATGGAGAACGACCGGCTCGCCGGCATCTTCACCGAACGCGACGTCCTGATGAAGGTGGCGGCCCAGCCGCTCGACCTCGTCCGCACTCCGGTGTCGGTGGCGATGACTGCCGATCCGTTCACGCTCCCGGCCGACGCCAACGTGGCGTTCGCGCTGAACAAGATGGTGCTCGAGGGATTCCGCCACATTCCGCTGGTTGACGACGCGGGCCGTCCGACGGCGGTGGTCTCGATGCGCGATCTGATCGTGTATCTCGGCGAGATTTATTCCAGTGAAATGCTGAATATACCGCCCGATCCAAGTCAGCACCGGTTCAAGAGTCGCGAAGGCGCCTGACCACGCCCGACGCGCCGCTGCCGCTGCTCCTCAAGCGCTGTCGTTGCCGGGTTCTCTTGACGCGCTGCACACGCCCGCGCTAATTCCGCAGCTATGCAAACTCGCCTGAGCGGCAAAGTAGCGTTAATCGTCGGAGGCGGCGCAGACGGACCGGCCAAAGCGGGTGAGAAACTCTCCATCGGCAACGGCCGCGCCACCGCGATCGCGTGCGCGCGCGAAGGCGCGGCGGTGATGGTCGCCGATCGCTCGCTCGAACTCGCCGACCAGACCGCCGCCGCAATTCGCGACGAAGGTGGACGCGCCGCAGCGGTCGCCGCCGACGTCAGCCTCGAGGAGCAATGCCGCGGCGCCGTCGAGGCAACCATCCGCGCGTTCTCCGCGCTCCATCTGATGGTGAACAACGTCGGAATCGCCGTCGGCGGCAACTTGTTGAAGACCACCACCGCGCAGTTTGACACGATGCTGGCGGTCAACCTTCGCGGCCATTTCCTGATGATGCGCTACGCGGTGCCCGAGATCGCAAAAGCCGGCGGCGGCGCGATCGTCAACGTTTCGTCGCTGGCCGCGCTGCGCAGCAACTCGCAGATTTCCTACGAGGCCACCAAGTCCGCGCTGCTGGGGCTTTCACGCTCGGCCGCGGTTTCGCACGCGCGCGACAACATCCGCGTCAACACCATCCTGCCCGGGCTGATCGATTCCTCGATGGTGCGCCGCCTGATCGGCGATCGCGAGAGCGCCGTCGCCACGCGAATCCCGCTGCGCCGGCAGGGGACGCCGTGGGAGATCGCAAATGCGATCGTCTTTCTGCTCTCCGACGACGCGTCCTATATCACCGGCACGGAATTGATTGTTGACGGCGGTCTCGCCGCGCGTTGAGCGCCGCGCCGACAGCCGACGCACAACCCGTCGCAACTTCCGCCATGAGGTGAATCGTGCGCAAGCTGAAAGTTGGCTATCAGCTCGATTTCCGCAATCCTCCGGGCTCGGCCCTGTCCTTTCGCGATCTCTACCGCGAGTCGCTCGCGCAGGCCGAGGCCGCCGAGCAGCTCGGCTTCGATTCCATCTGGCTCACCGAGCATCACTTCACCGACGACGGCTACCTGCCCGCACTGATGCCCGCGGCCGCTGCCATCGCCGCGCGCACCACCCGCGTCAGCATCGGCACCTACGTCCTGCTCGCGCCCTTTTATCATCCGCTGAAGCTTGCCGAGGACGCAGCGTTCGTCGATGTGGTCTCGGGCGGCCGGCTGCGGCTGGGGATTGGCCTGGGTTACCGGGCCGAGGAGTTCGAGGGCTTCGGCGTGCCACGCGCGCAGCGGCTGGGCCGCACGCTCGAGACCATCGAGATTCTCAAGCTGGCGTGGAGCGGCGAGCGGTTCAGTTTCGACGGCAAATATTTCAAGTTCCGCGACGTGCGCGTGCTGCCACGGCCCGTGGCCCAGCCGCATCCCGAGCTGCTCTGGGGAGCAGGCGCGGCCAAAGCGATTCGGCGCGCCGCCGAGCTCGATCTGTCGTTCGCCTGCGTCGGCGGCCGCAGGGAAATCGGCATCTATCTCGAGGCGCTCAAAGCCGCCGGCAAGGATCCCGCCCGCTACAGTATCGTGAACAGCCGCGTGGTTTACGTCGCCGACAGCGAGCAACAGGCGTGGCGCGACACCCGCGACGCGCTCATGTACCAGGCCGAGCTTTACGGGCTATGGCTCTCCGCGGCGGCCGGCACCACCGACCAGAGCAAGGTGCTGATTCGCCCCGACCCGGACCGGCTTAGACGCACCAGCGTGCTCGGAACGGCCTCCGAAGTCGCCGTAAAGCTCGAGGAAATTTTCGCCTCGACTCCCATGACCGAGCTGGTCGTCGTGATGCAGTTGCCGGGACTCGATCCCGCCAAGGCGCGGCGCTCGCTCGACCGGTTCGGCGCCGAAGTCCTGCCGC
The Candidatus Binatus sp. genome window above contains:
- a CDS encoding LLM class flavin-dependent oxidoreductase, with the protein product MRKLKVGYQLDFRNPPGSALSFRDLYRESLAQAEAAEQLGFDSIWLTEHHFTDDGYLPALMPAAAAIAARTTRVSIGTYVLLAPFYHPLKLAEDAAFVDVVSGGRLRLGIGLGYRAEEFEGFGVPRAQRLGRTLETIEILKLAWSGERFSFDGKYFKFRDVRVLPRPVAQPHPELLWGAGAAKAIRRAAELDLSFACVGGRREIGIYLEALKAAGKDPARYSIVNSRVVYVADSEQQAWRDTRDALMYQAELYGLWLSAAAGTTDQSKVLIRPDPDRLRRTSVLGTASEVAVKLEEIFASTPMTELVVVMQLPGLDPAKARRSLDRFGAEVLPRLK
- a CDS encoding cyclic nucleotide-binding/CBS domain-containing protein; its protein translation is MSGDDDPRAQVFDDEHPGPILESALAHTVLSDVVSQPALTVSASTTLADAIHLMQKERRACVLIMENDRLAGIFTERDVLMKVAAQPLDLVRTPVSVAMTADPFTLPADANVAFALNKMVLEGFRHIPLVDDAGRPTAVVSMRDLIVYLGEIYSSEMLNIPPDPSQHRFKSREGA
- a CDS encoding NAD(P)/FAD-dependent oxidoreductase, with product MSDRYRELNDERFDVIVVGAGTGGLTAAAILARRGKKVLVVDQHSVAGGNATIFRRRGYEFDIGLHYIGACQADGMLTRVMRAAGIADLEFEELDPDGYDTLIFPDFVFKIPKGMEVFRDRLCEYFPRERRGIDRYLTLLRQMDRFSKLMGNPAQAPSTLIRSLMLLRWRNATLGEFLDSCTKDARLRAVLTAQNGTYAMPPSRASLLVHAAIALHYMEGAYYPKGGGQVISDRLADAVERYGGKLLLLTKVERIAVRDGKVEGVELDSRHLGRRFIRAPIVISDADLKRTMIELVGAEHLHSKTVDRTRRFEMSPALGVLYLGVRRDLKAEHHPRTNYLINPGYDCEPAYAAAARGEFPQQPFAYATIASLKDPTNARVAPHGITNLQVMSIVPSDPTAWGVNEEDAASRNYRRSEGYRHRKLAYARSLIAAAERVFPGLSHQIAFEEVATPLTQSRYTGSTAGTSYGIAPTPDQFLLRRPGSKTEVAGLYLCGASCRTGHGIMGTALSGLMAAAEVTGDGLVGEVLGPPRQGSATGS
- a CDS encoding SDR family NAD(P)-dependent oxidoreductase, producing MQTRLSGKVALIVGGGADGPAKAGEKLSIGNGRATAIACAREGAAVMVADRSLELADQTAAAIRDEGGRAAAVAADVSLEEQCRGAVEATIRAFSALHLMVNNVGIAVGGNLLKTTTAQFDTMLAVNLRGHFLMMRYAVPEIAKAGGGAIVNVSSLAALRSNSQISYEATKSALLGLSRSAAVSHARDNIRVNTILPGLIDSSMVRRLIGDRESAVATRIPLRRQGTPWEIANAIVFLLSDDASYITGTELIVDGGLAAR